A window of Gemmatimonadota bacterium contains these coding sequences:
- a CDS encoding pitrilysin family protein: MTRRFSGFLALQIVSLATAALALAGCADAAGDGSVAEGAALSVDYEKYELDNGLDVVLHVDRSDPVAAVAMTFHVGSAREVPGRTGFAHMFEHLFFLDSENLGPGGLDRLMNRVGSSANGSTSRDRTNYFEVVPSDALEKALWAEADKLGFFINTVSESVVDKERQVVKNEKRQRVDNRPYGHTNFVLDEALYPEGHPYRWQVIGSLADLDAAILEDVKDFHRRWYGANNATLVVAGDIDVEQTKAWVEKYFGEIAAGPQNPPFEAPDVALDGEKRLFHEDNFANLPELTLAWPTVEQYHPDSYALDVLAELLTGSRKSPLYKVVVEGEGLEGQGVAPDVSAFSGNSEQAGRFAMRVRSFQGTDLDEVHEAVRRGFARFEALGVDAADLRRVKARSETAFYNGLSSTLGKAFQLAQYNIFADSPGYLTEDLERTLAVTAVDVQRVYETYLKDRPFVATSFVPRGGVDLALEGSDRASVVEEPIVPGAGEVGAVTRGEARTPSSFDRSEEPPFGPTPSLTAPEVWRTTLANGLPVLGIVDRELPTVQFTLRIKGGLLADDPEQVGAANLLAEIMTEGTARRTSEELEQAIEELGASITVTAGRQSFRLSGSTLARNFDETISLLEEILLEPRWDEDELELARRRTLNRIRQAEAQPTAIAANAFNRLLYGDHILGESALGSAEIVEALSMDDLRAYYARALSPSVAALHVAGAVEQAAVAQAFAGIGERWAAVDVALPAEPAQTAAPGVYFVDVPGSSQSVVNIGYLGPPETDPEYYAATVMNFRFGGGGFASDLTQVLREQRGYTYGIGSGFGGTDLPGPFGVFSSIRSNATHEALELVRDMMESYGPTFDGEDLEATKSFLLRSNAMAFETLGDKLGILEDMSLYGFEADYVLDREDIVREIDAARIRALADRYVDPERMMWLVVGDRATQMDRLAGLDLGAPTLLDRDGRRADEEGAGP, encoded by the coding sequence ATGACTCGTCGATTTTCCGGATTCCTGGCCCTGCAAATCGTTTCGCTGGCTACGGCCGCGCTCGCGCTCGCGGGCTGTGCGGACGCCGCGGGAGACGGCTCCGTCGCCGAGGGCGCGGCGCTATCGGTCGATTACGAGAAATACGAGCTCGACAACGGCCTCGACGTGGTGCTCCACGTGGATCGGTCTGATCCGGTCGCGGCCGTGGCGATGACGTTCCACGTCGGATCGGCCCGTGAGGTGCCGGGCCGGACCGGCTTCGCCCACATGTTCGAGCACCTGTTCTTCCTGGATTCGGAGAACCTCGGTCCCGGTGGGCTCGACCGGCTCATGAACCGGGTGGGGAGCTCGGCGAACGGGTCGACCAGTCGCGATCGCACGAACTACTTCGAGGTGGTGCCGAGCGACGCGCTGGAGAAGGCGCTGTGGGCCGAGGCGGACAAGCTGGGGTTCTTCATCAACACCGTGAGCGAGTCCGTGGTGGACAAGGAGCGGCAGGTGGTGAAGAACGAGAAGCGCCAGCGCGTGGACAATCGGCCGTACGGCCACACCAACTTCGTCCTCGACGAGGCGCTCTACCCCGAAGGGCACCCGTATCGCTGGCAGGTGATCGGCTCGCTGGCGGATCTGGACGCCGCGATCCTCGAGGACGTGAAGGACTTCCACCGCCGCTGGTACGGTGCGAACAACGCCACGCTCGTCGTCGCCGGCGACATCGATGTCGAGCAGACCAAGGCGTGGGTGGAGAAGTACTTCGGCGAGATCGCCGCCGGTCCGCAGAATCCGCCCTTCGAAGCGCCGGACGTGGCGCTCGACGGGGAGAAGCGCCTCTTCCACGAGGACAACTTCGCCAACCTGCCGGAGCTGACCCTGGCCTGGCCTACGGTGGAGCAGTACCACCCGGACTCCTACGCGCTCGATGTGCTCGCCGAGCTGCTCACGGGCTCGCGCAAGTCGCCGCTCTACAAGGTGGTCGTAGAGGGCGAGGGGCTGGAGGGACAGGGCGTCGCGCCGGACGTGTCCGCGTTCTCCGGCAACTCGGAGCAGGCCGGCCGGTTCGCCATGCGGGTGCGGTCCTTCCAGGGGACCGACCTGGACGAAGTGCACGAGGCCGTGCGACGGGGATTCGCGCGCTTCGAGGCGCTGGGCGTCGACGCGGCCGACCTGCGGCGCGTCAAGGCGCGCTCGGAGACCGCGTTCTACAACGGCCTGTCCAGCACGCTGGGGAAGGCCTTCCAACTCGCGCAGTACAACATCTTCGCGGACTCGCCGGGCTACTTGACCGAAGACCTGGAGCGCACGCTGGCGGTCACCGCGGTGGACGTGCAGCGGGTCTACGAGACCTACCTGAAGGACCGGCCGTTCGTGGCGACGAGCTTCGTGCCTCGCGGCGGAGTCGACCTCGCGCTGGAGGGCTCCGATCGCGCCAGCGTGGTCGAGGAGCCGATCGTCCCCGGCGCGGGCGAGGTGGGCGCGGTCACCCGGGGCGAGGCGCGCACGCCCTCGTCGTTCGATCGCTCCGAGGAGCCTCCGTTCGGTCCCACGCCGAGCCTCACGGCCCCCGAGGTGTGGCGCACGACGCTCGCCAACGGGCTGCCCGTGCTCGGCATCGTCGACCGCGAGCTCCCGACCGTGCAATTCACGCTGCGCATCAAGGGCGGATTGCTGGCCGACGACCCGGAGCAGGTGGGCGCGGCCAACCTGCTGGCGGAAATCATGACGGAGGGCACCGCGCGCAGGACCTCGGAGGAACTCGAGCAGGCGATCGAGGAGCTGGGTGCGTCGATCACCGTAACCGCCGGCCGGCAGTCCTTCCGTCTGAGCGGAAGCACCCTGGCCCGCAACTTCGACGAAACCATCTCCCTCCTGGAGGAGATCCTGCTCGAGCCGCGCTGGGACGAGGACGAGCTGGAGCTGGCCCGCCGGCGCACGCTGAACCGCATCCGCCAGGCCGAGGCGCAGCCCACCGCCATCGCCGCCAACGCGTTCAACCGGCTCCTGTACGGCGATCACATCCTGGGCGAGAGCGCGCTGGGCAGCGCCGAGATCGTCGAGGCGCTGAGCATGGACGACCTGCGCGCCTACTACGCACGGGCCTTGTCTCCCTCGGTCGCGGCGCTGCACGTCGCCGGGGCGGTCGAGCAAGCGGCGGTAGCGCAGGCGTTCGCGGGGATCGGCGAGCGCTGGGCAGCCGTGGACGTCGCGCTGCCCGCCGAGCCCGCGCAGACGGCGGCACCCGGCGTGTACTTCGTCGATGTGCCGGGATCCAGCCAGTCGGTCGTCAACATCGGTTACCTCGGTCCTCCGGAGACCGACCCTGAATACTACGCGGCGACGGTGATGAACTTCCGCTTCGGCGGGGGTGGTTTCGCCTCCGACCTGACGCAGGTCCTGCGCGAGCAGCGCGGCTACACGTACGGCATCGGCTCGGGGTTCGGGGGCACCGATCTGCCCGGCCCCTTCGGCGTGTTCAGCTCCATCCGCTCGAACGCCACGCACGAGGCACTGGAGCTGGTTCGAGACATGATGGAATCCTACGGGCCGACGTTCGACGGCGAGGACCTGGAGGCCACGAAGAGCTTTCTGTTGCGCTCCAACGCGATGGCGTTCGAGACCCTCGGGGACAAGCTCGGCATTCTCGAGGACATGAGCCTGTACGGCTTCGAGGCCGACTACGTCCTGGACCGCGAGGACATCGTGCGGGAGATCGACGCGGCCCGGATCCGGGCGCTGGCCGACCGGTACGTGGACCCCGAGCGGATGATGTGGCTGGTCGTCGGGGACCGCGCCACGCAGATGGACCGGCTTGCCGGCTTGGATCTTGGGGCGCCGACGCTGCTGGACAGGGATGGCAGGCGAGCCGACGAGGAGGGTGCGGGGCCGTAG